CATCAGTCGATATTTTTGTGGACGGACAGCGGTTGTACAGTATTCCCAGTACAAATTTTATGGTCTCCATTAACACCACTGAATGGCCTAACGGACCGCATGAAATTTATGCCGTTGCCACCTTAACCGATGGTGGCGAAACAATCCCAGGGAGCGATGATGAAGTGGCCACCAATGCGGCCAATTTTTCCATCGGTATTTCCCCGATCTCCGTATGTGTGTTCTCCAACTATATTTCACGCTTTTTTGTGGCGGTACCGTATTTCGATCCATTAACCGGCCAGGCACAGGAAATCACGGCCGCATTTCCAGAAGATACTTACTGGAGGCTAACTGTGTTGAATTATCAGTACACACCGGTACATCAATTTACCGGGCAATCCTCGACGTTATATGCCGCTTGGAACGGCAATAACCAATCTGACGAGTCTATTCCATACGGTTATTATGATTATTATATCGAAGCACGTCCGTCGCGGTATGGACCACTAGCCAATTATTCCTTCACCGGAGGACAGGGGAATAACATGATGTTCTCACAAACCACCACGCCACTTTATGGGGCTCAGTTGCGCGCTTCATTTTATCAGCAAGTTCCGGCGGCGATGGAATTCAGCGCCACCAATACCGCAGTGCGTGAAGTTTTGTCCATTCCCAGCCTGAATCCAACCAACAATGCTGTTGGGGGCACTAATATCAATAACGGCCCTCCAATGCCAAGCATGGCTGCCCGGCAAGCACTCGGGGATGCATGGTATCCGACCTCTGCAAAAATGGCGATGGAAGCCGGATTGTCCGATTATTACATACCCGCCCCTCCAATGCCGCCTCTACGCACCAATATCAATGGACTTTGGAAGACCATTGCATGGGAGGAAGTTTACGGAACACAACCGTTGATCAAGGTTAATATATCGCCCATGGCGGGAAGACGAAAATTGCAGGGGGCTTCGCGCATGGCGCAAGCAAATAGTAATGATGATCCTCCCTTGGATAATTGGGCTGATACCGTTTATACCACCATTACTCCGGTGCGGATTCCTGGCAATTTGTTCAAGGGATATGCGGGCACGGTCGGTATAGGATTCCAAGGGAATCATCCAAAATTTTCCGTTCAGAGACCGTCTGGCAATGTCATTTCGCCTACGAGTCCGGCTTATGGACCGTTAAGCACCGTTGCGGCGTTAACTCGCAGTTTCTCGATCAACATGGGGCTTGGGGGATGGCGCACCAGTTTTTATCTTGGGAACAATAATTTACGCAGACAGCATTTAATCCCATTTGAAGGTTATCCCGGCCGGTTTGCCACGCGTGCGGATTTTGGCTTGCTCGCCGGTCACATGACTGCGACCGCCAATAATTCCTGGCTGACCTGTACACATTCCTATTTTCCATTATACAATTCGGATATTGATCCAACCGCCATAGATTGGTTGCCCCTGCCGCAGATGAATTTCGGCGGCACGCCTGGTTCTACATTAAAATGGATGGCCTTGTATGGCTGCAATAGCCTCCGAGTGCAGGATTTTAATGATATGTGGTCCAAGTTTCTGTTACCCATGCCGTACAATCTGCGGTTGTTGCTCGGCTCCGAAGATGGTGTCTTTATAGCGCCGTCATTTGGCTTCCGTTTGGCTGGTAACTTGCATGGGTTTACCAACAACGGCACCCCGATGACCATCGCGAATGCCTGGTATGCTGCCGCTCAATATGTCGATATTGAAATGTCAAAATCCTGGAGATTTAAATTCATAATGAACACACGGACCATGACTGTGGGATACCGGTCAACCACGATGGGTGGAAGCTGGAATACTTTGAATGATTCCATCTGGAGCTATGGCGGCAATATCAGTTATGATTGGTTTGATGAAAGTATTGACCAACTTCAAGTTTTTCCGCCGCAATAATTGTATGTTGAAGTGTATTCCTGTTCTTTCGCTTTTGTTTGCCGCGCTGTTATGTTGGGGGCAAACCAACCGGCTTGAAATGCCTGACTGCGCTAGCCCTTTCACTGCAAAAAACTTTCAAGTGATCAATACTATTCCCGCCCATCGCTGGGGAAAGTTGCCAAAAGAAATGGCCGTTTTCAAATATTCAAACCGTCCCAGTGAGTTTCCACTGGCCACCATTCAAATGCTGCTAAAAGAATCCGGGTTCCCTGGTGGGACCATGGCGCTCCAAGCTGCCGTTACCAACGATTCCCCTTATGTAAGCAAAATGCTATTGCGTGGTGGAATCCAGTCGGACTTCTTTGCTGTTGATCCGCAGAAAGGAAGCATCATTCTTAATAGTCAGTTTGAACAAAGCAATTCCAGGGAGACGCCTCCCGCAGACGCAGTGCCTGCCTTTGAAACGGTCCAAAAGCAGTTGCTCCAATGGGGGGCTGCACTGGGAGTTCAACTTGATGGAATAAGCCGCAATACAAATGGGAATATGCTCGTTTTCAAAGCCGAAGGGCAGACGTCTAGGTTGGGTGGGGCGATCAAGTATAAAAACAGACGTTCATGCATGATGTTACGCTGTCTGGCTGGTTATCACATGCGCAGTTCTGATGACGACAAGATTTCCCTGGAGTTGGGCATCAACGGGCGCTGGTTGCGTTTTCAAATGAAATGGCCGGAAATCATTCCGGTGCGTACCAATAAAATTATTTCCGCCGAAGAAGTTGTTCAAGCGATTCAAACTGGACACGCGCTGGCAGACAACGTGAATGAATATCCCCGGCAGGGAATCGCCTTGGTTGAAATAATCGACTTTGAAATTGAGTATTATGTGCCCACCGTCGCCACACCCGCTCGGTTCAATAGCATCTCTCAGGCTGAAATTATCCCCATCCTTTCAATCCACACTAATTTTAAGTCCAAAACTGGTGAAACGGAGGATGGCGGCCTATTCGTTCCACTGCTAAAGTAATTCCCCTTTCGGCTCCCATTATGCCAATTTCCGTGCAATGTGTTCGTTAAGGATTTCTTTTACTGTCAGGGCCACGATGATGCGGTGTTCTTCTTTGAAGAAACGGTCAATCTCGCGCAGGGCGTCCTCGGAGAAGTCGAAGGAGATGAAGAATCCCTTTTCGCGGTTGGAGCGGCGCATGGCGGTTTCAAATTGATCAATGTCCGGGCGGCCCGCCTTATCCTTTTGCTTCACCTGAATGGGATACCAACGGTCTTGCAGCGCCAGTTCGCCCGCGCCAAAGGCTTTGGGTTCTGTGCCCACGGGGTAAATGCGGCCATCAATGCCCATATCGCCGACCTGCACTTTGTTCGGGATGCCGCCCAGGGCGATGACCGCCCAGTTCTCGAACTCGAACGGCGGAATGGCGCGGAGTTTTTCTTCCGTCCATGGCAGATCGCGCACCACAAACCCGCGTCCGGACTTCCACAGCGGTTCGCTTTCGGGAAACCCGCAGACATCCCGCAAGCGTTTGGCCATCACGCGGCAGGCCGTGGGGGAAATATCAATGCCGATCCATTGCCGCTTGAGCTTCTGCGCGGCCACCAGCGCCGTGCCGCAGCCGCAGAAGGCATCCAGCACAATGTCGTTTTCGTTGCTGCTGGCTTTGATGATGCGCTCAAGGAGAGCCAGGGGTTTCTGAGTGGGATAGCCAAGGCGCTCAAGGGAACCTCCTCGTAACGAATTAATGTCATCCCACCAACTCTGTAAAGGAACACCAGGCATGTCATCGAGGAAGAATATCCTGCATCGTTTTGTCGGCTTGCCGTCTTTTCCGAGTTTGATCCTGCCATGGCTATTGGGAACTTCAGTTTGCGGCGCATTCCAGTGTTCCATCATGCCGTCGTAATTTGTACGCCAGCGCGCCCGAGTTCCCATGAAGTCGTACTCCTCCATCTTATTTTGTGGGTCGAGCATGTTTTCAGCTTTGTAATACCGGCCTGACGGCAGCGCGTTCCATTCTGCATCAATGTAGTCTTGTGAATAAGGAGTGTATTGCACGTTCCATGTGTAGCCTTTCGCCTGCCCTGTATAGAAAAAAATAGTATCATGGATGTTTCCATACTTTAAAGGGTCATTGTGCGCATTTGCTCGTTTCCACACGATTTCATTCTGGAAATTATTCTCCCCGAAAAGCTGGTCGAGCATGACCTTGACGTAATGGGAGGCGTGCCAGTCGCAATGGTAATAGAAGGAGCCGGTCTTTTTGAGGACGCGGGCGAGTTCAAAGCACCGGGGGCGCATGTAATCAATATAGGCTTGGGTGCTGGCGTGGCGGTCCTCGAAGGCGCGCTTCTCCTTGGTCTCGCCCCAAAAGACTTCGTAGTTGCGGTTGGAGTTGAACGGCGGGTCAATGTAGATGAGGTCCACGCAATGATCGGGCAGCTTGCGCAACTGTTCCAGGTTATCGCCGCAATAGACGACGCGGGTATCCACGAGCGCGGAAGGCCGACCGGCAGGCTTGTTCGCCGCCGTGGTTTCCGGGGCAGTTTCCGTGGAGTTCTTTGACTTCGCTTGCTTGACCATGGGGCGAGAGTAAGGTAAACCGCCACGCCGGGTCAATGCTGGGATACTGCGACGGTTGAATTGTTGCCTGCAAAAGTCGTCACCAACCTTCCAACACTTCTCGGACTTGTACCGCCAGACTTTGCATGGTGAACGGTTTCTGGAGAAACTGCACGCTGGCATCCAGAACACCGTGGTGTGCGATCACCGGTAAACTTGCATTCGCGCTTTGCCATCCTTATTCGCGTGGCTTGGCCTGATTAGCGGGCACAAAATCTTCCCCTGACAAACGCTTGCCTTGCGGTGCCATCTCGTTTATGAATCATCCCATGATGAATACCGCCACGAATGCTTGGTCGCGCCGTCAGTTTCTGGCCGCGGTTGGGACGGTCTCGGCCGCCCCGCTGATTGTTCCCGCTTCGGTGCTGGGACGCGATGGCACCGTTGCCCCCAGTAACCGGATTGTGATGGGGAATTTTGGGGTCGGCAACCGCGCCCGCGCCATCCTGCCCCACTTCATGTCCAACCCGGAAATCCTGATGCATGTGGTCTGCGATTGCCGCGCCGACCGCCTGAAATCGGCGAAGGAGATGGTGGATGGCTTTTATAAAAATACGGATTGTGAAACCCAGGATGACTTTCGCGATTTGCTCGCCCGCAAGGATGTTGACGCGGTGTTCATCGCCACCGGCAACCGCTGGCATGGCATGGGCTCCATCCTGGCCGCCAAAGCCGGCAAGGATGTGTATAGTGAGAAGCCCGTCTCGTTGACCATCGCCGAGGGGCGCGCGCTGTGTGACATCACCAAGCGCCTGGGCATCGTGTACCAGGGCGGGCATCAGCGGCGCAATACGGATAGTTACAAGTTCATGGCCGAGGTGGTGCGCAAGGGGATGATTGGCAAAGTACACACGGTGATCAACCAGGTGTGGGAAGGGCCGGTGGTGAAGTACGCGCCGCCCACGCCCGTGCCGGCCGGGTTCAATTATGATATGTGGCTGGGCCAGACTCCTTATCGCCCGTTCAATTGGGGGCATGTGAATACCTGGCAATATTTCTGGGATACGGCGGAAGGGGTGATCACGGACATGGGCTGCCACTACACTGACTTGATGCAGATGACGCTTAACATGGATCATACCGGGCCGGTGGAGTACGAGGGCAAGGCGGAGTTTCCCGATCCCCGCGAAGCCTACAGCGAAACCCCGATCCGAGGCGAAGTGCGCTGCCG
This sequence is a window from Verrucomicrobiota bacterium. Protein-coding genes within it:
- a CDS encoding DNA methyltransferase, with amino-acid sequence MVKQAKSKNSTETAPETTAANKPAGRPSALVDTRVVYCGDNLEQLRKLPDHCVDLIYIDPPFNSNRNYEVFWGETKEKRAFEDRHASTQAYIDYMRPRCFELARVLKKTGSFYYHCDWHASHYVKVMLDQLFGENNFQNEIVWKRANAHNDPLKYGNIHDTIFFYTGQAKGYTWNVQYTPYSQDYIDAEWNALPSGRYYKAENMLDPQNKMEEYDFMGTRARWRTNYDGMMEHWNAPQTEVPNSHGRIKLGKDGKPTKRCRIFFLDDMPGVPLQSWWDDINSLRGGSLERLGYPTQKPLALLERIIKASSNENDIVLDAFCGCGTALVAAQKLKRQWIGIDISPTACRVMAKRLRDVCGFPESEPLWKSGRGFVVRDLPWTEEKLRAIPPFEFENWAVIALGGIPNKVQVGDMGIDGRIYPVGTEPKAFGAGELALQDRWYPIQVKQKDKAGRPDIDQFETAMRRSNREKGFFISFDFSEDALREIDRFFKEEHRIIVALTVKEILNEHIARKLA
- a CDS encoding Gfo/Idh/MocA family oxidoreductase produces the protein MNHPMMNTATNAWSRRQFLAAVGTVSAAPLIVPASVLGRDGTVAPSNRIVMGNFGVGNRARAILPHFMSNPEILMHVVCDCRADRLKSAKEMVDGFYKNTDCETQDDFRDLLARKDVDAVFIATGNRWHGMGSILAAKAGKDVYSEKPVSLTIAEGRALCDITKRLGIVYQGGHQRRNTDSYKFMAEVVRKGMIGKVHTVINQVWEGPVVKYAPPTPVPAGFNYDMWLGQTPYRPFNWGHVNTWQYFWDTAEGVITDMGCHYTDLMQMTLNMDHTGPVEYEGKAEFPDPREAYSETPIRGEVRCRYANGVTGVIAQRGKFADRYIRFIGSEGWIQVDDQTNLITAEPKSILSTRVINSKSWADTGDHIGDFVRAIKNRTLTSVHPEAAHRAISVCQLANICLRLGRKLKWDPEKELFTNDHDANRMLARAPRAPWRL